Proteins from a genomic interval of Fusarium oxysporum Fo47 chromosome I, complete sequence:
- a CDS encoding DUF2407 C-terminal domain-containing protein produces MTSQASSSHPIPPPLHLTIRFTTSQPDLELDIPSPQTTTVLALKHLLRTRLSSKSRLRLIHQGHLLPDASALSSVLKPHPAPPRTNDDPKGKGKAVEGANVSRIYVNCSIGDELTSDELKKEEEEALKPPKEATGDGSKPTTSTRPRPRGFDRLLQSGFSPSEIATLRTQFTSIHTSRFTPDAMPSPDTLRNMEDAWIDNNAEGIPSGSNPLEDENSGMASVLEILLKAMMVGFFFPLGSLAWLMRQEGIWSKRWQIFVGFGVVFSLVIGFIMELSGDRP; encoded by the coding sequence ATGACCTCTcaggcttcatcatcacacCCTATCCCTCCTCCCCTCCATCTCACAATCCGCTTCACCACATCACAACCAGATCTCGAACTCGACATCCCCTCACCCCAAACAACAACCGTTCTCGCTCTCAAGCACCTCCTCCGCACACGATTATCATCCAAAAGTCGATTACGCCTCATTCACCAAGGTCATCTGCTCCCCGATGCTTCAGCGCTAAGCTCTGTCCTCAAACCACATCCTGCGCCGCCGCGCACCAACGATGATCCGAAGGGGAAAggcaaggctgttgagggtGCGAATGTGTCGCGGATCTATGTTAATTGCTCCATTGGTGATGAATTGACGAGCGAcgagttgaagaaggaagaggaggaggcgcTTAAGCCACCGAAGGAAGCGACTGGTGATGGTTCGAAACCTACGACTTCAACAAGGCCGCGACCACGGGGGTTTGATCGATTGCTACAGTCTGGCTTTTCGCCTTCAGAAATCGCAACCTTGAGGACACAGTTTACATCTATTCATACATCGCGCTTTACACCAGACGCTATGCCATCACCTGACACCCTGCGCAACATGGAAGACGCATGGATCGACAACAACGCCGAAGGAATCCCGTCCGGGTCTAATCCACTCGAGGACGAAAACTCCGGCATGGCTTCCGTGCTGGAAATACTATTGAAAGCCATGATGGTCGGCTTTTTCTTCCCACTAGGAAGTCTAGCATGGTTGATGCGCCAAGAAGGTATCTGGAGTAAGAGATGGCAGATATTCGTTGGCTTCGGTGTTGTCTTTAGTCTCGTTATTGGTTTCATCATGGAGCTGTCAGGAGACCGGCCTTAG
- a CDS encoding Ima1 N-terminal domain-containing protein, which produces MPRLRGTRYLTCFYCGKRSNTKYDGITRQFLCLSCDATNYLDENGEITDPPVATEREAPATQYAVPRHSSPSSPKDSIFCATCLKNQRLFTSSLAQYLPDDTNHPDYPELERNYYRFRKGLEERYPQVCDECADRVDGQIRRAGYTAKTDHLRRMMEKSRGRKISPEKKGALDWVDSLGKGLWWGGLAMQMLWHLRAVTLALEHEDVGMYDPDDMSWSTLAVKGLGLAVAFLPSADTLINSAVVASILSAWWNPQFVQVSRGFTRHLLGFTQWYAFQGLIVFFRFLFRRVLEMDGGQAQSRNAQLSAHVVMSVVMVMIYSAAKRSIKVDTTPLFGTSNTTFSPPKQPKITREKREEPKTFSELLNEALDSPAATPQPDRFNPSPIRTFSPPPLPPGSSFKAPGSTRTQFNALNITPRKTQDLGYSDEMDWTPTESQTQSQSPYRAFQDTPSSNGPRKSFGEAPVSAETSPFWYKVPPAPTNPSQRIRNPPNAPIIRTKPAQQESIFFRGAAKKRDENEDDEREVSFKPPSFFAPQHSNDEANGLADLLSQSFTLGKEQSYPDGSSGGSALRRGSETRTSTGTPQFDNLGVEFTALAVMLVFWGLTVAVSMPFGREVQLALLSAVGIIALRETGETSRQTRLPTTATYISSVLNVVELAAVCWLGLEVFQENEGAGKYGIGLLTTMLGHQVWSTMN; this is translated from the exons ATGCCGCGCCTGCGAGGGACCAGATATTTGACCTGCTTTTATTGCGGGAAGAGGTCCAATACAAAATATGACGGCATCACACGGCAGTTCCTATGCCTATCATGCGATGCGACAAACTACCTCGATGAA AATGGAGAGATTACGGATCCTCCAGTAGCCACCGAGCGTGAAGCTCCCGCAACCCAATACGCTGTTCCTCGACATTCATCTCCATCCTCCCCAAAAGATAGCATCTTTTGCGCAACATGTCTGAAAAATCAGCGGCTATTTACGTCATCTCTAGCGCAGTACCTGCCCGACGATACGAATCACCCCGACTACCCCGAGCTCGAGCGAAATTACTACAGATTCCGAAAGGGGTTGGAGGAACGATATCCTCAAGTTTGTGACGAATGCGCCGACAGGGTCGATGGTCAGATACGAAGGGCGGGATATACGGCTAAAACGGACCATCTTCGACggatgatggagaagagcaGAGGGAGAAAGATTTCACCAGAAAAGAAGGGCGCTCTAGACTGGGTTGATAGCCTAGGCAAAGGGTTGTGGTGGGGAGGATTGGCGATGCAGATGCTGTGGCATCTCAGAGCAGTCACTTTGGCGTTGGAACATGAAGATGTGGGAATGTACGATCCGGACGATATGAGTTGGTCGACGCTGGCTGTGAAGGGTCTGGGCTTGGCTGTGGCATTTCTTCCTTCAGCAGATACTCTCATCAACAGCGCCGTTGTTGCGAGTATACTATCGGCATGGTGGAATCCTCAGTTCGTGCAAGTCAGCCGAGGCTTCACAAGACATCTCCTGGGTTTCACGCAGTGGTATGCTTTTCAGGGGCTGATCGTCTTTTTTCGCTTCCTATTCCGCCGGGTGCTGGAGATGGACGGAGGACAGGCTCAATCACGGAACGCCCAACTTAGCGCGCACGTGGTTATGTCAGTTGTTATGGTCATG ATATATTCTGCCGCAAAAAGGTCTATCAAAGTCGATACCACACCCCTTTTTGGCACCTCAAACACGACGTTTTCACCCCCGAAGCAACCTAAGATTACtcgagaaaagagagaggaACCAAAGACCTTCTCCGAATTGTTGAATGAAGCTTTAGACTCCCCTGCGGCAACACCCCAGCCAGATCGGTTCAATCCGTCACCTATCAGGACATtttcaccaccaccactgccCCCTGGTAGTTCTTTTAAAGCCCCTGGAAGCACTCGTACTCAATTCAACGCTCTCAACATCACACCTCGAAAGACACAAGACCTTGGATACTCGGACGAGATGGATTGGACACCAACCGAATCTCAGACTCAATCTCAGTCGCCATACCGAGCTTTCCAGGATACGCCCTCCTCCAATGGACCCCGAAAGTCGTTCGGAGAGGCACCCGTGAGCGCCGAAACAAGCCCGTTTTGGTACAAGGTCCCTCCTGCACCGACGAATCCATCCCAGCGTATACGAAACCCTCCTAACGCGCCAATTATCAGAACCAAGCCGGCACAGCAGGAGAGTATTTTCTTTCGAGGCGCGGCTAAGAAGAgggatgagaatgaagatgacgaacGTGAAGTTTCGTTCAAGCCGCCCAGTTTCTTTGCGCCTCAACACAGTAATGACGAGGCTAATGGGTTGGCTGACCTCCTGAGTCAGAGCTTTACCTTGGGAAAGGAACAAAGCTATCCTGATGGGTCTTCAGGAGGCTCCGCACTCAGACGGGGTTCAGAAACTCGCACGTCTACTGGTACACCTCAGTTCGACAACCTTGGTGTTGAATTCACCGCTCTGGCTGTGATGCTCGTTTTCTGGGGTCTCACTGTAGCAGTTTCCATGCCTTTTGGACGAGAAGTCCAGCTCGCATTGCTATCAGCAGTAGGCATCATTGCATTGCGAGAAACAGGCGAAACAAGCCGACAAACAAGACTCCCTACCACAGCGACATACATCAGCTCTGTGCTGAATGTAGTCGAGCTGGCAGCGGTCTGCTGGCTTGGACTGGAGGTTTTTCAGGAGAACGAAGGCGCTGGCAAGTACGGAATTGGGCTATTGACGACAATGCTTGGGCATCAGGTTTGGAGTACTATGAATTGA
- a CDS encoding major facilitator superfamily domain-containing protein, which produces MAAVGDSKGVIGKTDSEDQGRFDSGDETANSSIEHPFSDPEIADRWRKVYENAQYENRHRFDPSFTWTAQEEKKLVRKIDFRICLWAWVMFLSLDFHRRNINRAISDNMLPEVGMNTNDFNYGQTIFLVSFLSAELPSGLISKKLGADRWIPFLICSWSLVAGSQAALQSRGAYFAIKALLGLLMGGFIPDSDIVLWLTYFYKSNELPIRLAFFWTALSTSNILGSLLAAGILQMRGVLGWGGWRWLFLLEAIGTFIIGLFSWVLMPPGPCQTKSWFRGKNGWFNEREEYIMVNRLLRDDPSKGDMNNREAVNLSKLWKAVKDWEQWPLYIIGLMVYIPPAPFNTYLSFILRQIGFSVFEANLLAIPSQFLYAVNLLIITWLSERVKERGMLSSLSNIWIFPWVLALVVLPGDISPWVRYALITGLLSYPYCHAILVGWNAKNSNSVRTRAISAALYNMFVQTGNIAASNIFREDDQPLYRRGNRVILGITSANIVLFYIVKAFYVWRNKVRDARWNALTKEQQQDYILNTTDEGQQRLDFRFAH; this is translated from the exons ATGGCTGCCGTTGGAGACTCCAAGGGGGTCATCGGCAAGACTGACTCTGAGGATCAAGGTCGTTTTGACAGTGGTGATGAGACTGCCAATTCGTCAATCGAGCACCCCTTCTCGGATCCAGAGATCGCGGATCGTTGGAGAAAAGTGTATGAGAATGCGCAATATGAGAATCGACATCGGTTTGATCCAAGTTTTACTTGGACTGCtcaggaagagaagaagcttgttaGAAAG ATTGACTTCCGCATCTGTCTCTGGGCATGGGTCATGTTCCTCTCTCTAGACTTCCACCGACGAAACATCAACCGTGCTATTTCCGATAACATG TTGCCTGAAGTAGGCATGAACACTAACGATTTCAACTACGGCCAAACT ATCTTCCTTGTGTCCTTCCTCTCAGCTGAGCTGCCAAGTGGCTTAATTAGCAAGAAACTTGGTGCTGATAGATGGATCCCGTTTCTCATCTGCAGTTGGTCACTTGTTGCGGGTTCACAAGCTGCGCTGCAGAGTAGGGGTGCTTATTTTGCTATCAAGGCTCTTCTGGGTCTTTTGATGGGTGGATTCATTCC AGATAGTGATATTGTTCTTTGGCTCACTTACTTCTACAAGTCCAATGAGCTACCCATCAGACTGGCTTTCTTCTGGACTGCCCTGAGCACTAGCAACATTCTAGGCTCTCTTCTCGCAGCTGGTATCCTTCAGATGCGAGGCGTCCTCGGTTGGGGCGGTTGGCGATGGCT ATTCCTCCTTGAAGCTATTGGCACTTTCATCATCGGTCTCTTCTCTTGGGTTCTCATGCCTCCCGGTCCCTGCCAGACCAAGAGTTGGTTCCGTGGTAAGAATGGTTGGTTCAATGAACGTGAAGAGTACATCATGGTGAACCGACTCCTTCGTGATGATCCTAGCAAGGGTGATATGAACAACAG AGAAGCTGTCAATCTCTCCAAGCTCTGGAAAGCCGTCAAGGACTGGGAGCAGTGGCCGCTCTACATCATCGGCCTCATGGTGTACATCCCTCCCGCTCCCTTCAACACCTATCTCTCCTTTATCCTGCGTCAAATCGGCTTTTCCGTCTTCGAAGCCAATCTTCTGGCTATTCCATCTCAATTCCTCTACGCTGTCAACTtactcatcatcacctggCTTTCCGAGCGGGTCAAAGAACGAGGCATGCTATCATCCCTCTCCAACATCTGGATCTTCCCATGGGTTCTCGCCCTCGTCGTCCTTCCTGGTGATATATCCCCTTGGGTTCGATACGCTCTCATCACAGGTCTTCTGAGTTACCCGTACTGCCATGCTATTCTCGTCGGTTGGAACGCCAAGAACAGTAATAGTGTGCGCACGAGGGCTATCAGCGCTGCCCTGTACAACATGTTCGTCCAGACTGGTAACATTGCTGCATCTAACATCTTCCGCGAAGACGATCAGCCCCTGTACAGACGAGGTAACAGGGTCATTCTTGGCATCACATCTGCAAATATCGTCTTATTCTATATCGTCAAGGCGTTCTATGTCTGGAGGAACAAGGTCCGCGATGCGAGATGGAATGCTTTGACAAAGGAGCAACAGCAGGATTATATCCTCAACACTACGGATGAGGGTCAGCAGCGTTTGGACTTCAGATTTGCTCACTAG
- a CDS encoding Alpha/Beta hydrolase protein, which produces MPTYETAQDQFITVDGIKFAYRRFGAKQGVPLTLCMHFRGTMDHWDPALINPIAAKRPIITIDNAGVGRSEGEVPKQYKQWAQYYINVLRALGVNKTDVMGFSMGGCVAQLVALNGKDFVRRLILCGTMPSTGEGVVPAPSLKAFNALNAAKTEEEHKEAFLMSMFNTSDKSRAAGEAAWKRITNARKDRTDHVDPANARRQGIAFAKFMDPKQAKDASYDRLEELRIPVLIANGSEDLLLPTENSIVIWKKLKNAQAQLHLYPDSGHGFLYQYADDFSKLINIFLDDEPKLSSRL; this is translated from the exons ATGCCGACATATGAAACAGCCCAAGATCAGTTCATCACTGTAGATGGCATCAAGTTCGCCTACAGGCGCTTCGGCGCGAAACAAGGCGTACCCCTCACATTGTGTATGCACTTTAG GGGAACAATGGACCATTGGGATCCAGCTCTTATAAACCCTATCGCGGCCAAACGCCCCATCATCACCATTGACAACGCAGGCGTAGGGCGCTCTGAGGGCGAAGTCCCCAAGCAATACAAGCAATGGGCACAATACTACATCAACGTCCTCCGTGCACTCGGCGTCAACAAGACTGATGTGATGGGATTCTCCATGGGCGGCTGTGTCGCTCAGCTCGTCGCCCTCAACGGAAAGGATTTTGTCCGCCGTCTCATCCTCTGCGGAACTATGCCCAGCACAGGCGAAGGTGTAGTACCAGCGCCTTCTCTGAAAGCATTCAATGCCCTCAATGCTGCCAAGACAGAGGAAGAGCACAAGGAAGCTTTCTTGATGAGCATGTTCAATACTTCCGATAAGAGCAGAGCCGCGGGTGAGGCTGCTTGGAAGAGAATCACGAATGCACGAAAGGATAGAACTGATCATGTTGATCCTGCGAATGCTCGTCGGCAGGGAATTGCTTTTGCAAAGTTTATGGATCCGAAGCAGGCTAAGGATGCGTCTTATGATCGGTTGGAGGAGCTCCGTATCCCTGTTCTGATTGCAAATG GAAGCGAGGACCTTCTGCTGCCTACAGAGAACAGCATTGTGAtatggaagaagttgaagaatgcCCAAGCGCAACTACACTTGTACCCTGATTCTGGGCATGGATTCCTGTATCAATATGCGGATGACTTTTCCAAGCTGATCAATATCTTTTTGGACGATGAGCCCAAGCTATCAAGCCGGCTTTAG